In one window of Oncorhynchus keta strain PuntledgeMale-10-30-2019 unplaced genomic scaffold, Oket_V2 Un_contig_1690_pilon_pilon, whole genome shotgun sequence DNA:
- the LOC118364800 gene encoding inositol 1,4,5-trisphosphate receptor-interacting protein-like yields the protein MQDTILRVFVLAVSLLYPLPREDRTGQVHDDHIMGMQEREDWLLREKAKLEQEVSPLVTQEEGPIDQKPLQLEVQQVDQIDQNHYQKGLEETLIEQKHSQENKEKDEEKEGSHIDHKLSQVHQDVPKTEQNQSPEDKEQSTIDLSLSLTLSQGNNQEQHASDTEAFHNDKKLYHLDKDMVNVNQQWPQKFQTGSCNSDQQTSPERQEESQVDQQQSKTDQEAEQEVPPIFSTSSEGNQQEHLTDQPSNTHQEVKVPPSLRKSDDQQHLTEQYNTNQEETPILSEPSKDDQQQEHVTNIIDSESDYTWYLWNAYSLISFVHFSIKFFRRRSQKKPHPGEIIQEDMEDISAVKNLSADVPLPDCDTLNRFYDKCVKVSPNESWRVTEFVEGFANDLLEAMRSMSDVEVGMVIEDFVVESRISSLVCDIIVPIAPLEPYSFQFQLWCNQAIDDMPPEMEGCGRVKMVDGGVNQNGCPCRTAAIGDDDMLCLLCCDNEKVKVVKVTDVLDNALCSKHTPYLAKTQVTKWFQTTIRKAWGQISHKYEFELTFRNMDAPGALMVRFRSGKMIAFDMAPVVKLKDTEACFTISPSTPPRTNSLDTYWSLSLTTYEDHFLKYLTNHLPENSCHIHCLGIVAFLHKKQTGLTGRSILTDHHFKTVLIHLLLSKEPSDWYPEHLASRLRDALSFLENSLQGRKLLHSFIGKPLVPSEIGLPAVFSDAEPVNLFRPLGVQNGSYTKTVKHLQEMLRNSSMLIQEYLPKPKECNGLDKTSTGIE from the coding sequence ATGCAAGATACCATTCTTCGGGTGTTCGTGCTGGCAGTTAGTCTACTGTATCCCCTTCccagagaggacagaacaggacaggttCATGATGATCACATAATGGGCATGCAGGAGCGTGAAGATTGGCTGCTGAGGGAGAAGGCAAAGCTAGAACAGGAAGTGTCACCACTGGTAACCCAAGAGGAAGGGCCCATCGACCAAAAACCCTTACAACTTGAAGTACAACAGGTCGATCAAATTGACCAGAACCATTATCAAAAGGGCTTGGAAGAGACTCTCATCGAACAGAAACATTCTCAAGAGAACAAAGAGAAagatgaagagaaagagggatCTCACATTGACCATAAACTTTCACAAGTACACCAAGATGTACCTAAGACAGAGCAAAACCAATCACCAGAGGACAAGGAACAGTCTACCATTGACCTCAGCCTATCATTAACCCTTTCACAAGGAAACAACCAAGAGCAGCATGCTTCGGACACAGAGGCATTtcacaatgacaagaagctgtaCCACTTGGACAAGGACATGGTGAATGTCAATCAACAGTGGCCACAAAAGTTCCAGACTGGTAGTTGCAATAGTGACCAACAGACATCACCAGAGCGTCAGGAAGAGTCTCAGGTCGACCAGCAGCAATCTAAAACAGACCAGGAAGCAGAACAGGAGGTGCCACCTATCTTCAGTACATCATCAGAGGGGAACCAGCAAGAGCATCTCACAGACCAGCCGTCTAACACACATCAGGAAGTAAAAGTACCACCTAGCCTCAGAAAGTCAGACGACCAGCAACATCTCACAGAACAATATAACACAAACCAGGAAGAGACACCGATTCTCAGCGAACCATCAAAGGATGACCAGCAGCAGGAGCATGTCACTAATATCATAGACTCGGAGAGCGACTACACCTGGTACCTATGGAACGCATACTCCCTAATCTCTTTTGTTCATTTCTCCATTAAATTCTTCAGAAGACGTTCCCAGAAGAAGCCCCATCCAGGAGAGATAATTCAGGAGGATATGGAAGACATCTCTGCCGTGAAAAACCTCTCGGCTGACGTTCCGCTACCGGACTGTGATACACTCAACCGTTTTTACGACAAATGTGTCAAAGTCTCACCCAATGAGAGCTGGAGGGTGACTGAGTTTGTGGAGGGTTTTGCTAATGACCTATTAGAAGCCATGAGGAGCATGAGTGATGTGGAGGTTGGCATGGTGATTGAAGACTTTGTGGTGGAGAGCAGGATCAGTTCCCTTGTGTGTGACATCATAGTCCCCATTGCCCCGTTAGAGCCATACAGTTTCCAGTTTCAACTCTGGTGTAACCAGGCTATTGATGATATGCCACCTGAAATGGAGGGCTGTGGTAGAGTCAAAATGGTGGACGGTGGTGTGAACCAAAATGGCTGCCCATGTCGCACAGCTGCCATAGGAGATGATGATATGCTGTGCCTGCTGTGTTGTGACAATGAGAAAGTCAAAGTGGTGAAAGTCACTGATGTATTGGATAATGCTCTTTGCTCAAAACACACCCCTTACCTGGCCAAAACCCAGGTTACCAAATGGTTCCAGACCACGATTAGAAAAGCTTGGGGACAGATATCCCACAAATACGAATTTGAGCTGACATTTCGCAATATGGACGCCCCAGGAGCTCTGATGGTTCGATTCAGATCAGGGAAGATGATCGCCTTCGATATGGCTCCCGTGGTGAAACTCAAAGACACTGAAGCTTGTTTCACCATTTCTCCTTCCACCCCACCTAGGACCAACTCATTGGACACATACTGGAGCCTCTCATTGACCACTTACGAGGACCACTTCCTGAAGTATCTGACCAATCACCTGCCTGAAAACTCCTGCCACATTCACTGCCTTGGAATTGTAGCGTTCCTTCACAAAAAGCAAACGGGCCTCACAGGTAGAAGTATCCTGACAGATCATCACTTCAAAACAGTGTTAATTCACTTGCTTTTGAGTAAAGAGCCTTCTGACTGGTACCCTGAACACTTGGCTAGCAGGTTACGTGATGCATTGAGCTTCCTAGAAAATAGCCTTCAGGGCAGGAAGTTGCTTCACAGCTTTATTGGAAAGCCTCTGGTTCCAAGTGAGATTGGACTCCCTGCTGTATTTAGTGATGCAGAGCCTGTAAACCTCTTCCGCCCTCTTGGGGTACAAAATGGCAGCTACACCAAGACTGTAAAGCACTTGCAAGAGATGCTCAGGAACTCGTCCATGCTGATACAGGAGTATTTGCCAAAGCCAAAGGAATGCAATGGTCTGGACAAAACTTCAACTG
- the LOC118383391 gene encoding RING finger protein 122-like yields MDTTYHLPLNVYVIVLGIGLFVFMLSLIFCCYLFRLKQQGTREQFSYNEVVLKGAGKKLSLLGQTCAVCLEEFRTRDELAVCPCSHAFHKKCLLKWLEIRSVCPMCNKPILRLHPDPTQGTEGPQDPEEV; encoded by the exons ATGGATACCACTTACCACCTGCCACTCAATGTCTACGTGATAGTGCTGGGCATCGGCCTGTTCGTCTTCATGCTCAGCCTCATCTTCTGCTGCTACCTCTTCAG GTTGAAACAGCAAGGGACGAGGGAGCAGTTCAGCTACAACGAG GTGGTTCTTAAAGGGGCAGGCAAGAAGCTGAGCCTTCTAGGA CAAACGTGTGCAGTATGTTTGGAAGAGTTTCGGACCAGAGATGAGCTAGCCGTGTGTCCGTGTTCACACGCATTTCACAAGAA GTGCCTGCTGAAGTGGCTGGAGATCCGTAGCGTGTGCCCCATGTGTAATAAACCCATCCTCAGGCTCCACCCAGACCCCACACAGGGAACTGAGGGGCCCCAGGACCCAGAGGAGGTGTGA
- the LOC118364802 gene encoding calcium homeostasis modulator protein 1-like: MDKFRMMFQFLQSNQESFMNGICGIMALASAQLYSAFEFSCPCIPEYNYAYGIGLLVIPPIWFFLLGFVLNNNVSMLAEEWKRPTGKRVKDPTILRYMFVSITQRSLIAPMVWISVTLMDGKSFLCAFSVNLDIHQFGNSTLIEGMTEVEIVKLLAKIPCKNIFNQPEVISREAASRYIKCISQAFGWVFLLLMTLAAFMIRAIRPCFTQAAFLKTKYWSHYVDIERKLFDETCKEHAKTFAKVCIQQYFESISGDMRSFHKRRSSKDDSDDDDDDKKKSDEDKLLGIHDQDDMNKVLWNWHTCKPPLALRKEQSDGESHEGLIPNGDVHGVSGGPNGYANGHAPDLPKREWAVYYSKV; encoded by the exons ATGGATAAGTTCCGTATGATGTTCCAGTTCCTCCAATCCAACCAGGAGTCCTTCATGAATGGCATCTGTGGTATCATGGCCCTAGCTAGCGCCCAGCTCTACTCAGCCTTCGAGTTTAGCTGCCCTTGTATCCCGGAGTACAACTACGCCTACGGGATTGGACTGCTGGTTATCCCACCTATATGGTTCTTCCTACTAGGGTTCGTGTTGAATAACAATGTTTCGATGTTAGCTGAGGAGTGGAAAAGGCCGACGGGGAAGAGGGTGAAGGATCCGACGATCCTCCGTTACATGTTCGTTTCGATCACGCAGCGGTCCTTGATCGCGCCCATGGTGTGGATATCTGTGACTCTTATGGACGGGAAGAGCTTCCTGTGTGCGTTCAGCGTCAACTTGGACATTCATCAGTTTGGGAATTCGACCCTCATTGAGGGAATGACGGAAGTGGAGATTGTTAAATTGTTAGCGAAGATTCCATGCAAGAATATCTTCAATCAGCCCGAGGTGATATCGAGAGAAGCGGCATCGAGATATATCAAGTGTATATCCCAG GCGTTTGGCTGGGTATTCCTGCTGCTGATGACCTTAGCAGCCTTCATGATACGAGCCATCCGACCCTGCTTCACCCAAGCTGCCTTCCTCAAGACCAAATACTGGTCTCACTACGTCGACATCGAACGCAAGCTCTTCGACGAGACGTGCAAGGAGCACGCCAAGACCTTCGCCAAGGTCTGCATCCAGCAGTACTTTGAGAGCATCAGCGGCGACATGCGCAGCTTCCACAAGCGCCGGTCAAGCAAAGACGATagcgacgatgatgatgatgacaagaAGAAGAGCGACGAGGACAAGCTTCTCGGGATCCACGACCAGGACGATATGAACAAAGTTCTGTGGAATTGGCACACGTGTAAGCCGCCTCTGGCACTGAGGAAGGAACAGTCGGATGGAGAATCCCATGAAGGGCTCATACCAAATGGAGACGTCCATGGAGTCAGTGGAGGACCAAATGGATATGCTAACGGTCACGCTCCTGATTTGCCTAAGAGGGAATGGGCGGTATACTACAGCAAAGTTTGA